TCCTTGTGTTTCGTATGTCATGACTGCCTGCGAAATAATTCTTTCTAGTTCCTCTGCGGCTTTGGTTTGTTTAGCCTTGTTTTTTAAGACCCTTTGTCGTGCTTTTCGCTCCTCATTTATATGGGTATCGACCTGCATGCACTGTCAGGATGCCTGTGAATCTCCTACGACCTCAGCTATCCCCTTGTACGTTGGGAATCGTAGCCTCTGATGATAAGGCGATGACACTCCTTTGATTCGCGCGATCCACGATCTCCCGATAATAGCTTCATAGGGCGAGGCGACATCGACCACACAGAATGTAGTTAACGTATCTAGGTAAACACCTCCGTCCAATACCCTTAGGGTTACTTCGTCCTTTGGGATGATCACAGTCCCATTAAAACCGTAGATACGATATGTCGATGGGACGAGTATATCATCTGACAACTTCATCCTCTTGAATGTGTCGTAGAAGAGTACTTCGACTGAGCTCCCACTATCCactagtatccttcttacccccccccccccattcctCAATCAGCAGGGTGATAACCAAGGGATCACTGTGAGCTTGGTCGTTTATCAGGACATCCTGAGCCGAGAAAAATATGGGTCGCAACATCCAGGGTTCCATCATCAAAGCTTTTGCTACAATGAAAATTTCCTTCCCATTATGATCCCTCTTGTGGATTCTAGATATGATTCCAAGATTCAGATTGTACGTTTGAGTGGCCGAATGCGAAATCGTGTTGACAAACTACGTGGATATGCCGATTCTGACCTGGTGGACGGGTGCGTCGGGCGCTGCGGTCGTCTGGGCTGGGTATCGGACGAACTGTCTTAGGTAACCGTCTCGAATAAGATGTTGCACGATGTCTTTTACTTCTCGGCAGTTATTTGTAGAGTGGCCTAGATATTGATGATAATGGCAATACCCTGGGTGATCATTGGTATCCTCGAACTGTATCCCTCAAGATGCTGGGTATATGATGTCATTCCTTTTTTCGAactctttgaagatttcttctagtggagcaTTCAAAGGAGTGTATGTTCTCGCCTCTTGCCTCGTCCTCGTGTAGGTGGGCTCGGTCTCTTCTCGGGCCGTCTTTGAACGTCGTCCGATGTCGACTTGGGTGCTGCGCTAGCCTCTTGCACTCCCCTATCCCTTGATTCCTCCTGAATTTCTTCTAGGGAGATGAAATTctcttgcattttcctcatttctttTAAGGTCTGTGGTTTTTCAGTAAACATGGCTATCCAGATGGGGTCCGACCTCCCTAATGCGTTTTCGAACCCGAATATCTTCTGGTCGACTGGTACTTTCCCAATTTCTGTGCACAAATTTCTCCATCGATCTATCAACGATCTGAGTGGTTCTCTAAACCGTCGCGCCAAGGTGAATAACCTGTTGACCCTGGGCCGAGGTATGCTGTTGTGCATGTAAGTTTCGaggaaggcttcgactagagtctcaGAACTGTCGACTGTTCCTGGTGGGAGATTGTAGAACCACTTCCTTGCCTCGCCCTCCAGGCTTGCCAGGAAGAATTTACACATTACTACCTCATGGTTCTTCCATTGGATTAGGGACATAgtgtacatcttcaaatgctcGACTGCGTCTCCCGTACCGTCGAACCTAGATGGAAATGTGGGAAGCGTGCACTTGGGTGGGAAGTCCCTTAGTTATAGCTCTTGGGTGAAAGGGGTCCTCTCGTCCTCGCTTATGACCTCGGCTAGCTTATCTTCTTAGCCGCTTCCTGACAGCTTCCTTATCTTTTTTTCTAACTCCCTTAGATTGGCTTCGGTTGCATTGTCGGCCCTTGTGTCTCTCTGTTGATGATTTCTCTCGCACCCTTCGTCTTCTGTTGATGAATCCTCGGGTGGACCGTACCCTCGGATAGGCGGTGTCAGGGGTTGTCCTGATCGACCAAAATTGCTCGGTCCTGTCGTTGGTGGTACTTTTCCGGCTCGTCCTTGGTGACCCGATGTCCCTCGGATGGAAGATCCTCTCGACCTCGACCTCAAGTTCCGTAGCTGATATTTCTCAAACTCTAAAGCTAGGTTCCTCTGCTGAAGATCCCTTAAATCCGCCTCTTGCCTTCTTTGACTTTCTAGAATTGCGAGTAGTGTTGGATCCGTACTCTCATGGCTAGAGTGACCGTTTGGATGGCCTAAATGAGCAGGGGGTGGCGTCGTCATCATTGGTAGGGGAGGTGGTACTGTAGGGGGTATCTGGGTCGATGCCTCTGGATCGGCTCTGATAGTTGTTTCTCGTCCTAATTGTACTCGCCTAAGTCGTTCTTGCTCTCGTCCGAGTGATTCTTGATACTCAACTTGTCGCCTGGTGTTTCGTCTCTGGGCATGCAGGATTTGcgcctcatcatcatcttctgtgTCTGATGCGGTGAGTCAATCTATTTTATCATCCCTCCTCTGAGTTGAGATGATTCGCTCAAGAGGCGAGGGGTCATCGTCTCGTCCCAAATCGATTTCCTCATCCACAATCCGCATACCCCTTACAGCTGCTCGTGATTCCTCAGGTGGTGGATGCCCATCACTTCCCTGCCTCGTCCCCGTTACTCCTCCTTGCATGCTACTGCCGGTGATCGTGCAGTTCCTCAGAGTTCTCCCCATCCCTGACGTGCTAGCCATCGGACACAGTATGCTGTAAGTCCTAGAGTCGTTCCTACCTACGTCAGCAGATACagacaacaccttactttgacctTTTTTTGAAAAGTTTCTCTAGTACGTACGGTTTTAAAGGAAAATGGTGACTGACACCAAAACTAAGTTTCAAAAGTAcgattccctctactctatcatgCTGACCTCACCAGTCTGCCCTGTTTTGACTCTAAGTGTTTCTTTTAGACGGGTATCATGCTACGTCGCTTTCAAGATTGCACGATGTCGCTTTCAGtaccacgactctgcattaactacAATTTGTCCTACATTCCCTAGGCTCCAAATCATTAACTCCTAGTTCTTTGCGAGTAAAAGATCCAAATTCGTACTTTTTATGAGGTCAGCACACCACATTACAATTTGGATCAAAACTTGTGAACTTCCTTGGAACTGCACAGGGATGTCTTCTCTGAATTCCTTGGGTTTTTTCGCCGGCGACTTATAATCTCGCCGTGCTATTGTTTTGGCATTTTCACAAGCCAacatggaacctcaagcaacttcaaccacacatTGAAGATGTTATTTGGGAGTTTTATAGGTATACCGTTGTTGAACTCGTATGACAAAAACTAAGATTGAAATACGGAGATAAGTGTGAAAACTAATACGAAAACGAAGATTGAAACATGAAAACAGACTCGCCTCCGAGCATGTCTAGTCGGTCTATTATCATGATCCTTCCCTGGCCTCGACCAAACGCTAACAACATTATTTGGGAGCTCTTGAAGGATTCCCTATTAACTCGACTGCTTAGAATTAACCCAACTGAAAATACTTGCTAACGACACGACTTCAATAATGAAAACTCAACcatatcaacaaacttcaaaaCTAAACAGACATATACAGACCTCACCAAACAGAGTTCATCCCATAGCATCAACTAATGCACAAGGTGTTCTTAGGAGCTTTTGGATCGTCTCTGTTGGCACACGCAGCcaaggtatccggagaacttagacgttccccttagtcggcgccagaatgtagtggcataaaaccacacactacatccaatggtatagaagatgaattaaaactaagtaaagatgcaaaaaaaacatagacacaaagatatatgtggttcggtatgattacctacatccacggggtgaaaggatgaatgttattatttcttttctttgattaaaaggtgttctctccttctcaaatggtgtaactctcaaaTGTAGTGTCTTGTTTCTCCCTCCttcaacctgcctctctctctcgaccagcccttgtatttataggccaaggtcgacatacaacaaaattacaatgttggtcacattacatcaattttagttgttccctatcggacctgCACTGCTCGCCCGACTTTTTGGTTTGACCGATAGAGTCTTGGTTTTTGGTAGTTCTTCACCCGAGACCGAGTCTTGATTgtctggttaacacgatgtcgcccttctttcttcttgttaCTTTATTTGACCATattccttcgtctgaccgagtgatttctgattgttcgcccgacctgtcaggagataaaggtcacgtcacatccgacaactgttgggccatcacgtccgacccacgtgatacctcgctctttgcgccattcggttctatcctgtgcttcgccgctcttttttctttggtgtatcatagcttagaatcttgccacctagccctgtggattatctacacctacactAGCCATTCTGTACTCTAGATAATTCGAGAACAAGACCGGACGTGTTACCATTGCGGCAAGTTCGGTCACTTTGCAAGAGATTGCCGGTTTATGAAAAGGAAGCTGACGGAAGGAAATTTGGTAATGGTAGATGGTTGCCAGTATGATAGTGAAGAAGAGTGGGACATGCAAGCATCAGTCGCCCTAGCTGAATTGGTCGAAGAACTAGAAATAGACTTCGACAAGCCTGGAAGTGAAGAAGCACTAGCTGCAGCTGCTGACCAAGGAATGAAGTAAGAATTCGACTGGATCGACGATTTCGCATGCTCTAATCACATCGATGGGGACAAAGAGAAGTTGTCCGGCATGTGCAAAGACAAAGGAAATCAGGTAGCGGAAACTATTGACAAATCAGAATTACCAACAACTCAGATTGGTAAGAAAACGATTGTCCCGCATCAATTGCAGCCGGAGAAGGAACATCAGGTTCTTATTGATAAAACAAGGCAGGGAAAACATGCGACTGTGGACACCACGAAAAAGTATGTTTGGTACGCTGCTGATACAGTAGGATAGACCTTGGATATTGTCGCTGACCAGACAACCGGTAAGGCCTATACATCGAGGAATAAGGTGTTCGATGAAGTGTCGCCATGGTGGTCAACACAAAAGATGATATTGCCAGATGTGAAGAAATCTAAAGAAAACGAAACAAGTGAGTAATGAGATTAAGAGTTTTTGAGAGTTTAAGTTTTAGTATTGCTTCCTAGGAGCTCTGTACAAGCAATGCAACTATGCTCATATATCTCCTAAGTTATTTTAAAATTCCAACAAAGCAAGTTTGGAGTTAAATTTTTTTGAATAGAGACTAATGTTTAACATATTGATTAAGGGATCGCCGATAAACTTCAAGCCGTATTTGCTCACATTATTCAGCATACCATTTACGATAAATTGAGACCTCTCGTATAACTTGTGCAACTTGTGTACATTATTCGCATGTTTATAAATAAAGATAGTTGTATTAACCTATGATCAACCTAAGCACACCTTTACTACAAAAAAGGAGTTAAAACATTAGTTAGtagttgacttttttttttttttttttgaaagttaacaaataaaaaccaacaaaaaaacaaaaactaaaaagaagAATCCTCACTAAACAAGTGAGTAATACAAGAAGGAGGAGAGGTTAACCACTGATTAGACAGTTGGTTCCGAAAAACATAAGCTGCTAAGGAGTGAGCCATGAAATTGGCTTCCTTTTTGATAAAGTTAAAATCAACATACGTAAAGTTTCCTAGCTTGTCTTTGATTTTTCCAATAGTATTCTTAATACGCCAAGGGACTGGGAAATTATTGTACCTGAGAGAATTGATCACAGTGAGTGAATCACCTTCAATGATAATGTGCCTTATATCCTTGCTGATGGCAAGCTCAATTCCCACCAAAGCACCATGAGCTTCAGCTTCTACAGGGGTGCTGAATGCGAATATTTGTGTCTGACACCCATTAAACTCACAATTGTAGTTCCTTGCTACTACCGCGCAGGCGAACCCTCTAATTCCAGCAGCACCATCaacatttattttcatttttgacTGAGTGGGAGGAGACCAAACAGTCTTGGCAGAGTCTAGTAAGTCTTGTTCAGAAGGCAGAGTGGTATCCTCTTGAATGTTGGTATCACGGTGGAACCATTAATAAGCCTCTTGAAGCATTTTATAAATATGCACAGTGCCTTTGTTGAAGACTATGTTATTCCTGGTCTTCCATATACTCCAGAACAGACAAATCCGCATTTTTAACTTTGAGTAGTCTCCACCTTCTAATAACCAACTCTTGATATAGTGGTGAACTGAAAGATTTAGGCTTGCATCAATTCTGAGAGTCaggtgaaaagaaaaaagaacagatTGAGATACAGGGCAGTATAGGAACAAGTGTtccaaagtttcaacaacaccaTTACACATCCTGCACTCTGTATTAATATCTTTGCAGTATGTCATCATCCTGTTACCAACTGCAATACCATTATTAAGAATTTTCCAAGCAAATATTTGAAGATTGGGTGCCAAAATTTTTACCTTCCAGAATTTCTTCCAAGGTATATGTTCAGTATTACCAtaatgagaagaagaaggagcTCTGTCATTTAAAgttttggtgaaggattttgCTGTAAAGACCCCATTAGGATGGTGAAGCAAAAGTAATTTATCCTCAGTCCCTTCTTCGTTGATGTTAGGTAAGTGGATATCCAATATAGTCTCGACTTCATGCGACTGGAAGCATAGGTGGAGTTTGATTATATCCCACCTTGGAGGGTTCTGTAGGATAAGTTCACTAACTAAAACAGGCTGCTCTGTTGAAAGCAAATTGGGGATAGGCCTCCTGTTATGAATTTTCGGAATCCAAAGGTCATTCTTGATATGTATCTTCTCTCCATTACCAACCGCCCAGCAACACCCTTCCTTCATCTCAGTTCTTCAACCTAACATAGCAGACCATGTAGAGGAACATTTTTAGGGTTTCGTCATTTCCCAAAAGTTGTCTTTTTGGAGATATTTAGCCCTCATAAGCTGACACCACAGACAATCATCATTTTCTAGGAATTTCCAGACAAGTTTAGCAATCATCGCTCTATTTAAGTGTTGCAGAGTTCTAATTCCTAACCCACCTACATCTTTTGCTTTTTCAAATTGTTTCCAGTTGATGAAGTGGGTTTTCCTTACCTCTCTAGCATGGCCCCACCAGAAGTTTCTCATAGTTCTGGTAAGTCTTTCCAGCACCTTCTTAGGTATCAGGGATGTCGCCATATAGTACGGAGGTATGAGCCCAAGGACATGCTTGATCATGATGATTCCGCCTGCATAGGTTAAGTGAATTCGCTTCCAACCTGCCAGCTTAGTGTcgaatttatcattaataaaatcATGGGAATCAATTTTGTAGGATGACTTTAGAAGCTGATGGCCAAGATATTTGTCGTTAATCTGCATCTGTTTCACCCCTAGCCTGTTAGCATTTTCAGTTCTTCTGTTGGGTCTGACTCCTTTGCTGAAGTGAATTGAAGACTTCTGCATGTTTGCACATTGACCTGACCAGGCAGCATATATATCAAGAATACTCTGTAGCGTGTCGATGGTCAGTTCATCAAGGTTCCCAAATAGAATGAGATCATCAACGAACATTAAATGGGACACTGAAGGAGCATTTCTACAAATCTTGTACCCgttgtaaagagaattattctccaTAGTTCGCATGAGCCATGACATACCTTGAGCGAAAAGAATGTATAGGTACGGAGATAGAGGGCAGCCCTGACGAAGACCTCTTTCACTGGTGAAATAACCCTCAGCTTGGCCATTAATAATAAGCGAAAAAGAGGCGGTCGAAACACAGTTCATAATGAGATCATGGGTCTTGCCAATAATACCAAAAACTCTCAAGCAGTGGCTTAAAAATCTCCAACTCACTTTATCATAAGCTTTATTGATGTCAATTTTAAGTACAAAAGCACCTATTATAGAAGAAGAATTTGACATtgtatgaaatatctcttttgcAGCTACAATATTGTCAATAATCATTCTTTCAGGTATGAAGGCTGATTGTGCATTATCTACTAGATTATTTAGATGAATTCTCAGTCTTTGTGCAATAATCTTATTAATAACCTTTTAGATGACATTAGTGAGGGTAATGGGCCTAAAATCAGCAGGTAGAGAGGGGTTTTTTACCTTTGGGATCAAGAAAATATTAGTATGATTAAGTCCTCGGGGAAGCGACGCAGAAGCAAAGCAAGTTTTGATAGTTTGAGCAACTTCTTCTGCAATATGGTCCCAACAGCGTTTAAAGAAAACAGCCAGCATCCCATCAGGCCCCGGAGCTTTGagattcttcattttcttcagcaCATTCCAAATCTCTTCAGTTGTGGGAGTTTGAGCAAGCAAATCATTGTTGGCAGCATCTAGTTTGATTGGATCTTGGAACTGGATAGTGATGTTATCTTCGTTAGGGTCTCCCTTGAATAGATTAGAGAAGTGATCAACCAGATAAGCCACTACACCATCAACATTTTTGAGCCAACTTCCATCAGTTTGTTGTAGAGCTGCAATCTTATTTTTCATTCTTCTTTGAGTTGCAGCAAGATGAAAAATATGCGTGTTTTTATCAACATTGGGGATGCAGTTCACTTTACTCCTTTGCTCATAATATTTGTATTATAATTGATGAAGAGACTCAATCTTATCACACATTTTTTTCTCATCCTCTCTGATGTCTCTCAAGTGAGCTTCTTTTTGGATGTTGAGAAGTTCAGCCTTAGCGTGTTCCATGGCCTGGAAGATGTTCCCAAAGGATTTCCTGCTCCACTTGTTTAAAGCTTTACCAACTGCATCCAGTTTTCCAACAATATTCACCTGCTGAGTGGACCAAGCATCAATCACCACATCTTTGAATTCTGGGTACTCCATCCAGAAATACTCAATTTTGTTCGAAATCTTTCTCTTGCGTCGATTTTCCCTATGAGTATTAACCAGAATTGGGGCATGGTCACTACTAATTCTAGGTAGATGAAGAACCCAAGTATCCTTGAACATGAAGAGCCAATTTGTAGTGCACATAGCTCTGTCTAGCCTCTCATATATAGGCTCTGATAAGGTAGCTCCATTCGACCAAGTAAAAGCTGGGCCAATATAACCCAAATCAACCAAACTTCTATCTTGGATGAAATCCTTAAAACCATTGTTAGCAGAATTAAACTTTTGACTACCACCATGCTTTTCTGAACTGGAGCAGATACCATTTAGATCACCCACCATACACCAAGGAAATCTGAATCTGAGCAGTGAATAGGGAGAAATTGTGCCAaaattcatttcgattctgacTACTAGGAGGGCTATAGACACATAATAAATCCCAATCACTCTCTAATAGGTTATGAATACGACAGTGAATAACATTTGTATTGGAACTGAGAATTTCTAGGTTAACAGAATCATTCCACAGAATAACCAGACCTCCACTTCTACCAATTGCAGGAATAAAATTGTAGTTGTCAAAATCTAATGAAGAAAAAAGCTTGGTTGATTTTACCTCATTCAGGAGAGTTTCAGAAAGAAAAACAATTTGGGGATTGAAAGCCCTGAGAAACTCTTTAAGATTACGGACTGTCGAGACGTTTCCCAGCCCTCGACAGTTCCAGGAGAAGATTAACATTGAACTTGTGGCTGATTTTGGGCAGCCACCACACCCTTTTGAGAGTTAACTGTTGAATGAGTCTTCTTGATTGGAACATCAATATCCATAGGACAAGCATGCCTTTTAACCCCAATTGAAATTTCTTCATCTTTCTTTTCAGTGCTTCCTTTCGAATTAATCCTTGCTGATCTCTTCCAacacttattcttcttcttcgttgaaTCCGTAGAAGAAACTGAGATAGATGAGAACTCATCTGCCTCACTTGAATTCAAAATTTCTCCTCGCTGAATGAAATTCGAATTAGGTTTGGTATTTGGGTGTGATGAAAGGAAAGGGGTTGAAATTGTCTGCAACTGTGGTTTATCGGGTTTTAACATTGGGCTTCTTGGATCTATTATGAGCTGGGCCTTTGAACCATTTTCAGAAGCTGGTAATATACCCGACTTCATCGAAGCAAAATTACCTTCAGTAATTTTCGTACTTTCACTGTCTGTAATTTTCTTTGATGGCATCTCACAGCTAATAATGTTCTGATCAACCATTTTACTCGGATCATGTGACTGTAGCTGGGAGTGGTTGTCAGGCCTTACAATTGTGCTTGTGTTGGTGGCATACAGTTCTATAGCTGCAACATTTTCATTTGTCTTATAATTGACATGACTATCATCCTTACCTTGCTCAGGGTACAACACCTGCTTTCCTGTAGATGTCGACACCTTGTCATCTTTAGATAAACTTATGTTTTTTAAGACCATTGCAGTAGACGT
This is a stretch of genomic DNA from Papaver somniferum cultivar HN1 chromosome 1, ASM357369v1, whole genome shotgun sequence. It encodes these proteins:
- the LOC113285971 gene encoding uncharacterized protein LOC113285971 yields the protein MKEGCCWAVGNGEKIHIKNDLWIPKIHNRRPIPNLLSTEQPVLVSELILQNPPRWDIIKLHLCFQSHEVETILDIHLPNINEEGTEDKLLLLHHPNGVFTAKSFTKTLNDRAPSSSHYGNTEHIPWKKFWKVKILAPNLQIFAWKILNNGIAVGNRMMTYCKDINTECRMCNGVVETLEHLFLYCPVSQSVLFSFHLTLRIDASLNLSVHHYIKSWLLEGGDYSKLKMRICLFWSIWKTRNNIVFNKGTVHIYKMLQEAY